Proteins encoded within one genomic window of Lysinibacillus louembei:
- a CDS encoding YhgE/Pip domain-containing protein: MSVFKSEWLQIFKTRKMLVSIVAVLFIPVLYSGMFLWAFWNPYAQLTNLPVAIVNEDSGANFEGETMHLGEELTDKLVSSEQFKFEEISAEDAEKQLQDRNYYMLIRIPENFSQHATTLLDKEPSKLVIDYIPNEGFNFLSAQIGETAMEKIKIEVNSQVSKTYAEKLFTSITKLGDGFAEAADGASKLDEGAQKLMDGAGDLQGYLEQLASSTIELADGTSELKQGAQKAATGATSLADGVAKLEQGSSQLSAGAGELSAGAKQLAQGINNYTDGAAKVAEGQNTLVEKQQAFNQGLNSLTQNTENLQTGASQLSESATKLNAGIGSLSEQMQQILATLPEEQAASLQATLKQLNEGSTQLAGGLNNLTTSTGSLQQGAAQLNESSSQLLAAQQQISAGANDLVANSDALRGGIQNIAGGNATMAEKLNELTQGAGAAKKGANELATGLNTLVTGSGKLNDGTSLLAEKSGELAEGSTTLADGTKELAEGTETLTSKLQDASEEAKIDSGDANYEMVAQPVDVDKTVVNHVPNYGTGFAPYFISLGLFVGALLISIVFPFVEPAVRPTNPVAWFFSKVSVLAVVGIIQSAITIAIVVGILGLEVDSLPWFIVTTVLTSFTFLAIVQMLVSIMGDPGRFVAILILIIQLTTSAGTFPLELVPMPLRAFNPFFPMTYSVQAFKVAISTGDGAFLGFNFAVLAGFTLVCLAITLGYFALVFTRRYSKQQQA; the protein is encoded by the coding sequence ATGTCAGTGTTTAAATCAGAATGGTTGCAGATTTTTAAGACACGCAAAATGTTAGTATCGATTGTCGCGGTGTTATTTATACCAGTACTATATAGCGGCATGTTTTTATGGGCATTTTGGAATCCATATGCGCAATTAACGAATTTACCAGTTGCGATTGTCAATGAAGATAGCGGTGCAAATTTTGAAGGCGAAACGATGCATCTTGGTGAAGAGCTAACAGATAAGCTTGTCTCCAGTGAGCAATTTAAATTTGAGGAAATCTCAGCAGAGGATGCAGAAAAGCAATTGCAGGACCGCAATTATTATATGTTAATTCGCATTCCAGAAAACTTTTCACAGCATGCAACAACATTGCTTGATAAAGAACCTTCAAAATTAGTCATTGATTATATACCAAATGAAGGCTTTAACTTTTTAAGTGCCCAAATTGGTGAAACAGCAATGGAAAAAATTAAAATTGAAGTGAATTCACAAGTATCAAAAACATATGCTGAAAAATTATTTACTTCCATTACAAAGCTTGGAGATGGTTTTGCTGAGGCAGCAGATGGCGCATCAAAATTAGATGAAGGTGCACAAAAGCTAATGGATGGTGCTGGAGATTTACAAGGCTATTTAGAGCAATTAGCATCAAGCACAATCGAGCTAGCTGATGGTACGAGCGAATTAAAGCAAGGTGCACAAAAGGCAGCAACAGGTGCAACAAGCTTAGCTGATGGTGTTGCAAAGCTAGAGCAAGGCAGCTCACAATTATCGGCAGGCGCTGGTGAATTATCAGCGGGTGCAAAGCAATTAGCACAAGGTATTAACAATTATACAGATGGCGCAGCAAAAGTTGCTGAAGGTCAAAATACATTAGTAGAAAAGCAACAAGCATTTAATCAAGGCTTAAATTCTTTAACGCAAAATACAGAGAATTTACAGACGGGTGCAAGCCAATTAAGTGAAAGTGCAACAAAATTAAATGCAGGTATTGGCTCATTATCAGAGCAAATGCAGCAAATTTTAGCGACGCTTCCTGAAGAGCAGGCAGCCAGCTTACAGGCAACGTTAAAGCAATTAAATGAAGGTAGCACACAATTAGCTGGTGGCTTAAATAATTTAACGACAAGCACAGGCTCATTGCAGCAAGGTGCAGCACAGTTAAACGAAAGCAGCAGCCAATTGCTTGCAGCACAGCAACAAATTAGTGCGGGTGCTAATGATTTAGTCGCAAATAGCGATGCATTACGTGGCGGTATTCAAAATATTGCTGGCGGCAATGCGACAATGGCTGAAAAGTTAAATGAATTAACACAAGGTGCAGGTGCAGCTAAAAAAGGTGCTAATGAATTAGCAACGGGCTTAAATACGTTAGTAACAGGTTCAGGTAAATTAAATGATGGTACATCATTGCTTGCTGAAAAATCTGGTGAGCTTGCAGAGGGCTCTACAACGTTAGCAGACGGTACAAAAGAGCTTGCAGAAGGTACAGAAACATTAACATCAAAACTACAGGATGCAAGTGAAGAGGCTAAAATTGACTCAGGTGATGCCAACTATGAAATGGTGGCACAGCCAGTTGATGTAGATAAAACAGTTGTTAACCATGTACCAAACTATGGCACAGGTTTTGCACCATACTTTATTTCTTTAGGCTTATTCGTAGGGGCATTATTAATTTCGATTGTTTTCCCATTTGTTGAGCCAGCAGTACGCCCAACAAATCCTGTCGCTTGGTTCTTTAGTAAAGTATCAGTTTTAGCAGTCGTTGGTATTATCCAATCTGCGATTACAATTGCGATTGTTGTTGGCATTTTAGGACTTGAAGTAGATAGCCTACCGTGGTTTATTGTCACAACGGTATTAACAAGCTTTACGTTCTTAGCGATTGTTCAAATGCTTGTATCGATTATGGGTGACCCAGGACGCTTCGTAGCGATTCTTATTTTAATCATCCAATTAACAACGAGTGCGGGTACGTTCCCATTAGAATTAGTGCCAATGCCATTACGTGCATTCAACCCATTCTTCCCAATGACGTACTCAGTGCAAGCATTTAAAGTAGCAATCTCTACAGGTGATGGAGCATTCTTAGGCTTTAACTTTGCAGTATTAGCAGGCTTCACACTTGTATGCTTAGCAATTACGCTTGGCTACTTCGCATTAGTTTTCACACGTCGTTATTCAAAGCAACAACAAGCATAA
- a CDS encoding permease codes for MGKGAFITRSLFIAWGMFILLLLFLIAPILNNITSFSTATASFLSLNTIFLSILIEALPFVLIGVLIAGFIQIFLTEEHIRKWIPKNKFLAVIMGCFVGALFPACECGIVPIVRRLITKGVPLPAAIGFMLTGPLINPIVIVSTYMAFGNNLEIAGYRMILGFILAIIIALLVSLFFQGNQFKRELLHAKDVVKTNKEPFLKKLHSMLKHAIDEFFDMGKYLIIGAFLAAFVQTYMSTKALVAIGGDLSSSLLVMMGLAFILSLCSEADAFIGASFSSIFPTPAILSFLIFGPMIDLKNTMMLLGVFRVKFVVWLFIFITAVVYFSLFLLAEIL; via the coding sequence ATGGGAAAAGGTGCTTTCATTACTAGAAGTCTATTTATTGCTTGGGGAATGTTTATTTTATTATTGCTGTTTCTTATAGCACCGATATTAAATAACATTACCTCCTTCAGCACAGCAACAGCTTCATTTTTAAGCTTAAATACGATATTTTTAAGTATTTTAATAGAGGCATTGCCCTTTGTATTAATAGGGGTATTGATTGCAGGGTTTATTCAAATATTTTTAACGGAAGAGCATATTCGAAAATGGATTCCTAAAAATAAATTTCTAGCTGTTATTATGGGGTGCTTTGTAGGTGCATTATTTCCAGCCTGTGAATGCGGCATTGTACCAATAGTAAGAAGGTTGATTACAAAAGGGGTGCCTTTGCCTGCTGCAATTGGATTTATGCTAACAGGACCCTTGATTAATCCTATTGTTATTGTTTCAACATATATGGCTTTCGGAAATAATTTAGAAATAGCGGGATATCGAATGATTTTAGGCTTTATTCTCGCAATCATCATAGCGCTACTCGTTAGTTTATTTTTTCAAGGAAATCAATTTAAGAGGGAGCTTTTACACGCTAAAGATGTTGTCAAAACAAACAAGGAGCCTTTTTTAAAAAAATTACATAGCATGCTAAAGCATGCCATAGACGAGTTTTTTGATATGGGCAAGTATTTAATTATTGGTGCATTTTTAGCGGCTTTTGTACAAACTTATATGTCAACAAAGGCATTAGTTGCAATAGGAGGTGACTTATCCTCCTCATTGCTGGTAATGATGGGATTAGCGTTTATCCTCTCACTTTGTTCAGAGGCAGATGCCTTTATAGGTGCTTCGTTTAGCTCAATCTTTCCTACACCAGCCATCCTCTCCTTTTTAATTTTTGGTCCAATGATTGATTTGAAAAATACAATGATGCTTTTAGGTGTATTTAGAGTAAAGTTCGTTGTCTGGTTATTTATTTTTATTACAGCTGTTGTCTATTTTAGTTTATTTCTATTGGCAGAGATACTATAG
- a CDS encoding FixH family protein: MKKWLLSLLAVPMMLAGCNDEPEVDTMDSGVMPQEVIVEIQTPEAVAVNEEVELVAYVTQGDENVDDATVQFEVWESGFKDEGHMIDGQLDKDGVYKATFTFDHDGVYYMFAHTTARSLHVMPKQQITVGNPDMSKVLEDKSDNSMQHGEHEENDEDEEEHHH, encoded by the coding sequence ATGAAAAAATGGCTTTTAAGTTTATTAGCAGTACCAATGATGTTAGCAGGCTGTAATGATGAACCAGAGGTAGATACGATGGATAGTGGGGTTATGCCACAGGAAGTAATTGTTGAGATTCAAACACCAGAAGCGGTTGCGGTAAATGAGGAAGTGGAGCTAGTAGCATATGTGACACAAGGTGATGAAAATGTAGATGATGCAACAGTGCAGTTTGAAGTATGGGAATCAGGATTTAAAGATGAGGGCCATATGATTGATGGTCAATTAGATAAAGATGGTGTCTATAAAGCAACATTTACATTCGACCATGACGGCGTTTATTATATGTTTGCACATACGACAGCACGCAGCTTACACGTGATGCCGAAGCAGCAAATTACTGTAGGCAATCCAGATATGAGCAAGGTACTGGAGGATAAAAGCGACAATTCAATGCAGCATGGTGAGCATGAGGAAAACGATGAGGATGAAGAGGAGCACCATCATTAA
- a CDS encoding TetR/AcrR family transcriptional regulator yields MDRRQEILEAATKSFSLFGYKGTTMEQVAKIANVGKGTIYTFFSNKEEILKEVVMSLIKEMKVAMDATIDTNQSFTENGHSVLMKMLEFRERHVLFAKLIEEEKELRTPAVKQMLQDIESEGISYIASRIETGISKGEVHECDAPLVAYLLFKSYLAFVVDWQQIHDEPMGEDQILDIFKQTIFRGLQKQ; encoded by the coding sequence TTGGATCGTAGGCAGGAAATTTTAGAGGCAGCAACAAAGTCGTTTTCTTTATTCGGCTATAAAGGAACTACAATGGAGCAAGTTGCTAAAATTGCGAATGTCGGTAAAGGGACGATTTATACTTTTTTCTCTAATAAAGAAGAAATTTTAAAGGAAGTTGTGATGTCGCTTATTAAGGAAATGAAAGTGGCGATGGATGCAACGATTGATACGAATCAGTCCTTTACAGAAAACGGGCATAGCGTATTAATGAAAATGCTGGAATTTAGAGAGCGCCACGTACTTTTCGCCAAATTAATTGAGGAGGAAAAGGAGCTGCGCACGCCAGCGGTTAAACAGATGCTTCAGGATATTGAAAGTGAGGGAATCTCCTATATTGCAAGCCGCATTGAAACGGGGATTAGCAAAGGTGAGGTGCATGAATGTGATGCGCCACTTGTCGCGTATTTATTGTTTAAATCTTATTTAGCATTTGTTGTAGATTGGCAGCAAATACATGATGAGCCGATGGGTGAGGATCAAATTTTGGATATCTTTAAGCAAACGATTTTTAGAGGCTTACAAAAGCAATAA
- a CDS encoding lipoate--protein ligase: MYFIDNKGITDPRINLAIEEYILRNMDIEQDDFLLFYINQPSIIIGKNQNTIEEINTDYVEDNNIIVVRRLSGGGAVYHDLGNLNFSFLTKDDGNSFHNYKKFTQPVVDALAKLGVNAELSGRNDILAEGRKVSGNAQYATRGRMFSHGTLMFDTDIDQVVSALKVKKDKIESKGIKSVRSRVANISEFLTDKISVEQFRMEILKSIFNGEENIRYYELTDEDWTKIHELSAERYQKWEWNYGKSPRFNIQKTHRFPSGGIDIRLEVNRGIIEEIKIYGDFFGVGDVAEVEQLLTGCKYERAAIAEALKKIDIATYFGGITIEDFLQLIY, translated from the coding sequence ATGTATTTTATTGATAATAAAGGCATTACAGACCCACGCATTAACTTAGCAATTGAGGAGTATATTCTACGCAATATGGATATTGAGCAGGATGATTTTTTGCTGTTCTATATCAACCAACCATCTATTATCATTGGCAAAAATCAAAATACAATCGAAGAAATTAATACAGATTATGTAGAGGATAATAACATTATCGTTGTGCGCCGTTTATCAGGTGGTGGCGCTGTTTATCATGATTTAGGCAATTTGAACTTTAGCTTCTTAACGAAGGATGACGGCAATAGCTTCCACAACTATAAAAAGTTCACGCAGCCTGTAGTTGATGCTTTGGCGAAATTAGGTGTCAATGCAGAGCTATCAGGACGTAATGATATTTTAGCGGAAGGGCGTAAAGTTTCAGGCAACGCTCAATATGCAACACGTGGTCGCATGTTTAGCCACGGTACGTTAATGTTTGATACAGATATTGACCAAGTTGTCTCAGCATTGAAGGTGAAAAAGGATAAAATCGAATCAAAAGGCATTAAATCAGTGCGTTCACGCGTTGCCAACATTTCAGAGTTTTTAACAGACAAAATTTCAGTAGAGCAATTCCGTATGGAAATTTTAAAATCAATTTTCAATGGCGAAGAAAACATTCGCTACTATGAGCTAACAGATGAGGATTGGACGAAAATTCATGAGCTATCAGCAGAGCGCTATCAAAAATGGGAATGGAATTACGGCAAATCGCCACGCTTCAATATTCAAAAAACGCATCGCTTCCCATCTGGCGGTATCGATATTCGCTTAGAGGTGAATCGCGGTATTATTGAGGAAATAAAAATTTATGGAGACTTCTTCGGTGTTGGTGATGTAGCGGAAGTGGAGCAGCTTTTAACAGGCTGTAAATATGAGCGTGCCGCAATCGCTGAGGCATTAAAGAAAATCGATATTGCGACATATTTTGGCGGTATTACAATCGAAGACTTTTTGCAGTTGATTTATTAA
- a CDS encoding TIGR03943 family putative permease subunit, with amino-acid sequence MKFRYQQAFRACILLAFSAMIFSLHWTGDIKKLINPKYNHLSIVAAMLFFILFLVQVTRILSLKKESHCQHCCSSHDHGDSAFTTKKYFSYTIIIIPILTGFLMPAQILGSTIADKKGGVMMLTNQQQMKIEDYVTSNQPIVDNIYDHEPDPALLDGRKEMKENEYELLRTELSKKEKITMTEEDYIIYYDEINNNIAQHIGKRIQLNGFVLKEKEFAEDQLVISRFFVTHCIADANIVGFLSEFPEAASLDEDTWIEAMGTIDVTEFDGALLPVIKIEQWVKIQEPETPYLYPIDVWITS; translated from the coding sequence ATGAAATTTCGTTATCAACAAGCGTTTAGAGCCTGTATTTTGCTCGCATTTTCCGCTATGATTTTTAGCTTACATTGGACTGGAGACATAAAAAAATTAATTAATCCAAAGTATAATCATCTAAGCATAGTTGCTGCAATGTTATTTTTCATTTTGTTTTTAGTACAGGTCACTCGAATACTTTCATTAAAAAAAGAATCGCATTGTCAGCATTGCTGTTCCTCGCATGACCATGGAGACTCAGCTTTCACAACAAAAAAGTATTTTTCCTATACAATTATTATCATTCCTATACTTACAGGTTTTTTAATGCCCGCTCAAATATTAGGCTCTACAATAGCCGATAAAAAGGGCGGAGTAATGATGCTGACAAATCAACAGCAAATGAAAATAGAAGATTACGTTACTTCAAATCAACCGATTGTTGACAATATATACGATCATGAACCTGATCCAGCATTATTGGATGGCAGAAAAGAAATGAAGGAAAATGAATATGAGCTTTTAAGGACAGAGCTTTCTAAAAAAGAAAAAATCACTATGACGGAGGAAGACTATATTATTTATTATGATGAAATAAATAATAATATAGCACAGCATATCGGTAAAAGAATTCAATTAAATGGCTTTGTTTTAAAAGAAAAGGAATTTGCTGAAGACCAACTCGTCATATCGAGATTTTTTGTCACTCATTGTATTGCAGATGCCAATATAGTCGGCTTCCTTTCAGAATTTCCAGAGGCTGCTTCTCTTGACGAGGATACATGGATTGAAGCAATGGGCACAATCGATGTAACAGAATTTGATGGCGCATTACTACCTGTTATTAAAATAGAACAATGGGTAAAGATTCAAGAGCCTGAAACGCCTTATTTGTACCCGATTGATGTTTGGATTACGTCATAG
- a CDS encoding YncE family protein: MKYKIICVIVFVSLLVGCTNERFHSINTHQSFVASMNILEPSLTFYNRKGELVADWTFEKAYTGAILIQRDRILLYGHQLAEADIYELSSGKKLATLETGIGTTNAYYAETEQMIFLTNSRTNKLMRYNLYGEPDGELALRNYPMSMIAHEGLLYVVNYKDTSLSVIAMEDLVLQAEWPIEKSSHGLAIVDNKLLVGGHGEGMRPNETVKVHDLASGEVLSTLSMPLMPIGFAQHENELAVVSHGSNMLYVTEQKGKLKWQLEIGANPFAVAYFNEHIIVAGYDDHTLYFIKEGQIDQTISVDKGPFQLLVRGDS, from the coding sequence ATGAAATATAAAATCATATGTGTCATTGTATTTGTATCGTTATTAGTAGGATGCACAAATGAACGCTTCCACAGTATTAACACACATCAATCATTCGTAGCATCAATGAATATTTTAGAGCCTTCGCTGACGTTTTATAATCGCAAAGGTGAACTCGTTGCAGATTGGACGTTTGAAAAAGCGTACACAGGTGCAATATTAATTCAGCGAGACCGTATTTTATTATATGGGCATCAATTAGCAGAGGCAGATATTTATGAGCTATCCTCTGGCAAAAAGCTTGCGACATTAGAAACAGGTATTGGCACGACAAATGCCTATTATGCTGAAACAGAGCAAATGATTTTTTTAACAAATAGTCGCACGAATAAATTAATGCGCTACAATTTATATGGTGAGCCCGATGGCGAGCTTGCGTTACGCAATTACCCGATGTCGATGATTGCACATGAAGGCTTATTGTATGTTGTTAATTATAAAGATACTTCTTTATCCGTCATTGCTATGGAAGATTTAGTATTGCAGGCAGAGTGGCCCATTGAAAAGTCATCACATGGACTGGCGATTGTTGACAATAAGCTGTTAGTTGGAGGACACGGGGAAGGAATGCGTCCGAATGAAACGGTGAAGGTACACGATTTAGCATCAGGTGAAGTGCTCTCTACATTATCTATGCCGTTGATGCCAATTGGCTTTGCACAGCATGAAAATGAGTTAGCTGTTGTCAGTCATGGCAGCAATATGCTTTATGTAACAGAGCAAAAAGGGAAGCTAAAATGGCAATTAGAAATAGGTGCAAATCCATTTGCTGTGGCATATTTTAATGAGCATATTATCGTTGCAGGCTATGACGATCATACACTATATTTTATTAAGGAAGGCCAAATCGATCAAACCATTTCAGTAGATAAAGGTCCGTTTCAATTGCTTGTAAGGGGGGATTCCTAA
- a CDS encoding sensor histidine kinase translates to MKKLTTKIWLLMCSLLLATIAFMYILSEFIYEELYVSDMEQSMIEVGEKLQTMYRGGKVDDALIARIEEFNAYSHFQIFAVRNPRELSACVPFDIDYDTLIGAEEREQLLQGQAVTKVGYEKRFDRPIISVILPFTEQNRLEGIIYLYYPLTKISELATTEVGLLIGGAALFSIFVALFIGQGLRRIMRPLHEVQQAAEKMSEGHYEARVNVTSKDEVGQLAKAFNQMAHAIQQEDEQQKAFLATVSHELRTPISYVKGYSEAIGQNYMTETEQREAIQLITREAGRMERLTNELLQLARTTQEQEELELYPIVLAEVVREVTAILHGTAQTKQIEISEILDEELIVLGNEEKLKQIFINILENALRYSLIGSKVQITATTDEQFALISIKDTGIGIPAEDLPHITERFYRVNKARSRSDGGSGLGLSIVEQLVKLHKGQLTIESEIDKGTCVYVKIPLMEE, encoded by the coding sequence ATGAAAAAGCTGACAACAAAAATTTGGCTATTAATGTGTAGCTTACTGTTGGCGACAATTGCCTTTATGTATATTTTATCCGAGTTTATTTATGAGGAGCTATACGTTTCCGATATGGAGCAATCGATGATTGAAGTTGGCGAAAAGCTGCAAACGATGTATCGTGGTGGCAAAGTAGATGATGCATTAATTGCGCGCATTGAGGAATTTAATGCATACTCGCATTTTCAAATATTCGCAGTGCGCAACCCACGCGAACTAAGCGCCTGTGTACCGTTCGATATCGACTATGATACGCTCATTGGCGCAGAAGAACGAGAGCAGCTATTGCAAGGGCAAGCAGTGACAAAGGTAGGCTATGAAAAGCGCTTTGATCGACCGATTATTTCAGTTATTCTACCATTTACGGAGCAAAACCGCTTAGAGGGAATTATTTATTTATATTATCCACTAACAAAAATTAGCGAGCTAGCGACAACAGAAGTAGGCTTATTAATTGGCGGAGCTGCCCTATTTTCTATATTTGTTGCATTATTTATAGGACAAGGGCTACGTCGCATTATGCGTCCGCTTCATGAGGTACAGCAGGCGGCAGAAAAAATGTCAGAAGGGCATTATGAAGCAAGGGTAAATGTGACATCAAAGGATGAAGTCGGTCAATTGGCTAAAGCCTTCAATCAAATGGCACATGCTATTCAGCAAGAGGATGAGCAGCAAAAGGCTTTTTTAGCGACGGTTTCACATGAGCTGAGAACACCGATTAGCTATGTCAAAGGCTATAGTGAAGCAATTGGTCAAAATTATATGACAGAGACTGAGCAGCGTGAGGCAATTCAGCTCATTACACGTGAGGCTGGTCGTATGGAGCGTTTGACGAATGAATTATTGCAGCTTGCCCGTACAACGCAGGAGCAGGAGGAGCTAGAGCTTTATCCGATAGTGCTCGCTGAGGTGGTGCGTGAGGTGACAGCTATTTTACACGGCACTGCGCAAACAAAGCAAATTGAAATAAGTGAAATACTTGATGAGGAATTAATTGTTTTAGGCAATGAGGAAAAGCTAAAGCAAATTTTTATTAATATTTTAGAAAATGCTCTTCGTTATTCTTTGATTGGCTCTAAAGTGCAAATTACAGCAACTACAGATGAGCAGTTTGCATTGATTTCCATAAAGGATACGGGTATTGGTATCCCAGCTGAGGATTTACCGCATATAACAGAGCGCTTTTACCGTGTAAACAAGGCAAGAAGTCGTTCAGATGGTGGTAGTGGCTTAGGTTTGTCTATTGTAGAGCAGTTAGTGAAGCTACATAAAGGGCAATTGACAATTGAAAGTGAAATAGATAAAGGCACATGTGTTTATGTGAAAATACCATTAATGGAGGAATAA
- a CDS encoding response regulator transcription factor, which produces MTTVLIVDDERDMRNLLEVVLRKENIQTITASNGYEAYEQLNKRTVDLILLDVMMPEIDGFTVCKTIRQTSNIPIIFLTAKDANEDKVNGLTIGGDDYIVKPFTANEVIARIFAVLRRTEAVDMQSTQRLLVHGIIKIDEISRKVFVQDKPVPLTLKEYEILHLFMQNPNIVYSREKLLDCIWDMDYAGGTRTVDTHIKTLRLKLGTQLKDASEYIQTVWGIGYRFGEPL; this is translated from the coding sequence GTGACAACTGTATTAATTGTAGATGATGAGCGAGATATGCGAAATTTATTGGAAGTCGTTTTACGCAAGGAAAATATACAAACGATAACAGCTTCAAATGGTTATGAGGCTTATGAGCAATTAAATAAACGCACAGTTGACCTTATTTTATTAGATGTTATGATGCCTGAAATAGATGGCTTTACCGTTTGCAAAACCATTCGTCAAACATCCAATATACCCATTATTTTTTTAACAGCAAAGGATGCCAATGAAGATAAAGTAAATGGCTTAACAATTGGCGGTGATGATTATATCGTCAAGCCCTTTACTGCGAACGAGGTGATTGCACGAATCTTCGCAGTGTTAAGGCGTACAGAAGCTGTTGATATGCAGTCAACACAAAGGTTATTAGTGCACGGTATTATTAAAATAGATGAAATATCGAGAAAAGTATTTGTACAGGACAAGCCTGTACCATTGACATTAAAGGAATATGAAATTCTCCATTTATTTATGCAAAATCCGAATATCGTCTATTCACGTGAGAAGCTGCTTGATTGCATTTGGGATATGGACTATGCAGGGGGAACGCGCACAGTCGATACGCATATTAAAACGCTACGTTTAAAGCTTGGTACACAATTGAAGGATGCCAGTGAATATATTCAAACGGTATGGGGGATTGGCTATCGATTCGGAGAGCCACTATGA
- the hemY gene encoding protoporphyrinogen oxidase, with the protein MRVTSKKRRRVVVVGGGITGLSAAFYLQQEAKKNNLPIEIILIEASLRLGGKIQTLRKDGFIIERGPESFFDQSGSVRNLAANLGIEEDMVHHNTGQTYVAVGGELYPIPSGIMLGGAPQVSSFITSGLISLTGKIRAIGDLLLPKSPEKEDEPIGDFFRRRFGKEVVENLVEPLLAGTFAGDIDHLSIQAMFPQFFQLEKEHRSLLLGLKKNGKHLYPHIIGEQAYYETFQNGLETLVEALEKQIGACTILKGVRVEAIDKGLDDSMTIHVNNGTPIQADAVIMTSPFNATKEAFKAHHLMQDLPNMNYATIATVTMAFKREQIEKYKEAMSFFVSRNSDFVITSCTWSNRKWDNVAPDDCDLLRVYIGRVGDEAVVELSDTEIEKTVLQDLSRLLGIQDKPLFTVVTRWKQGMPQYTVGHEKRLHTMQKELMQQFPYVQIAGSSYEGISVPECVAQGKDAAQNILAKLLENE; encoded by the coding sequence ATGAGAGTGACAAGTAAAAAAAGACGGAGGGTTGTTGTTGTCGGTGGAGGTATCACTGGATTATCCGCAGCCTTTTATTTGCAGCAAGAAGCGAAAAAAAATAATTTACCTATAGAAATTATATTGATTGAAGCATCTTTGCGTCTTGGAGGGAAAATCCAAACATTGCGTAAAGACGGCTTCATTATTGAGCGAGGTCCAGAATCGTTTTTCGATCAGTCAGGGAGCGTGCGTAACTTAGCTGCTAATTTAGGAATTGAAGAGGACATGGTTCACCATAATACAGGTCAAACATATGTAGCGGTTGGGGGGGAGCTTTATCCAATTCCAAGCGGTATTATGTTAGGTGGCGCACCTCAAGTATCTTCCTTTATCACATCTGGTCTAATTTCGTTGACAGGAAAAATCCGCGCAATTGGCGATTTATTATTGCCGAAATCGCCAGAAAAAGAAGATGAACCAATTGGTGATTTTTTTAGACGGCGATTTGGTAAGGAAGTTGTTGAAAATTTAGTGGAGCCTTTATTAGCAGGAACATTTGCTGGTGATATTGATCATTTAAGCATACAAGCGATGTTTCCACAATTTTTTCAATTGGAAAAGGAACATCGTAGCTTACTGCTCGGTTTGAAGAAAAATGGTAAGCATTTATATCCTCATATTATAGGCGAGCAAGCTTATTATGAAACCTTTCAAAACGGCTTAGAAACGTTAGTAGAAGCGCTAGAGAAGCAAATTGGCGCATGCACGATTTTAAAAGGGGTACGTGTAGAAGCGATTGATAAAGGGCTAGATGACTCCATGACGATTCACGTAAACAATGGTACGCCAATACAGGCAGATGCTGTCATTATGACATCGCCCTTTAATGCGACAAAGGAAGCATTTAAAGCGCATCATTTAATGCAGGATTTACCGAATATGAATTATGCAACAATTGCTACTGTAACGATGGCATTCAAGCGTGAGCAAATTGAAAAATATAAAGAAGCGATGAGCTTTTTCGTTTCAAGGAATAGCGATTTTGTTATTACATCCTGTACGTGGAGCAACCGAAAATGGGATAATGTAGCGCCAGATGATTGCGATTTATTACGTGTTTATATTGGGCGTGTTGGCGATGAGGCTGTTGTGGAGCTATCAGATACAGAAATTGAAAAAACCGTGCTACAGGATTTATCGCGTTTATTAGGTATACAGGATAAGCCGCTTTTCACGGTTGTTACACGTTGGAAGCAAGGGATGCCACAATATACGGTAGGGCATGAAAAGCGACTGCATACGATGCAAAAGGAATTAATGCAGCAATTCCCCTATGTTCAAATAGCGGGGAGCTCCTATGAGGGGATAAGTGTACCGGAATGTGTTGCACAAGGTAAGGATGCTGCGCAAAACATACTTGCAAAACTGCTTGAAAATGAGTAG
- the yhfH gene encoding protein YhfH, whose product MLENVVEFFRNLPEKTCVQCGKTMEEQSECYSHCCENCNTN is encoded by the coding sequence ATGTTAGAAAACGTAGTGGAATTTTTCAGAAACTTGCCAGAGAAAACTTGTGTACAATGTGGAAAAACGATGGAAGAGCAAAGTGAATGCTACAGCCATTGTTGCGAAAACTGCAATACAAATTAA